The DNA window aatactaaaaatattaaaatccttGACTAACTATCACTttgctatcccgaactaataccgactaaatcatcccaaaatacaaaaactccactaaacactccaaacatctaaattaagcgaataatcgaatttccgggcgttacaactctcccccacttagaatattttcgtcctcgaaaatctatggGACATCACCATACTTAACTTTGCTTCCACACTTTACTTATCCGATTCCAAATTCTCGTTTTTGCTACCCTTTGGTCAGTACTCCTCAACACTCAACCATACTAACTCCTTACACGCCAATTAATTTATACTAATAACAACAGCCCAACAACGGATAACACAAGAATAAAACATAGCTATTAAAGGAGTATTACTAACGAAACATTACCTCTAACGTGCTCGTCCTCACGATCAGTCTGACTTCCCGCCAACGCGAACACTTTTCCACCAAATTGCGTCTTCTTCGGTTTCGGACACTGACTCCCAATGTGTCCTTCTTCACCGCAGTTAAAACAAATCATTTCCTTATGCTTACAATCTGACATAGCATGTCCCATCTTACCACAACGGAAACATTTCTTCACCTCAATGTTGCACGCGTTACTCTTATGACCAGGTTTCCCACAATTGAAACAAATAACTCTAGCaggagcttctcccccacttgttctctTGCCATCAACCACATCTGCTTTACCCTTTCCAACTGGAGCATCATAAGGTGTACTACGGTTCTGCTTGCCTCTCCTATCCTTGACAAGTTTGTAATGTGCATTATGATCTTCTTCATAAATCCTGCAACTATCAACCAGATTAGGAAAGAtacgaatcttctgatacccaACAGCTTTCTTGATCTCAGAGCGCAAtccgttctcaaacttgatgcactttgaaaaCTCAGCACCTGCTCCCTCATAATACGGGTAGAACTTAGCTAACTCAGTgaactttgcagcatactctgTCACTGACATATTCCCATGTTTCAGCTCAAGGAACTCAATCTCCTTcttaccccgaacatcttcaggataatACTTTCTCAGAAACTCTCTGCGGAAAACAATCCAAGTGATCTCTTCACCAGCAACTTCCAATCTCTGACGAGTCtctaaccaccagtcatcagcttcgacTGCCAGCATATGAGTTCCATACCGAACCTTTTGCGCCTGAGTACAGTCCATCACACGGAatatcctctcaatctccttcaaccACTCCAATGCGCCATCAGGGTCATGCTTGCCTTTGAAGACCGGCGGATTCTCTCTCTGGAAGGTTGCTAAACTGCGAGATCCCGCATTCTCATCAGCATTTGGCTGATTTGCCAAAGCCTGTGCCATAGCCTCCAAAGCAGCAGCAATCGCAGCATCATTTCTACCAGCCATCTCAACTAAAAACTACAACATAAACAACAGTCAGATAAAGTAATTAACAATAGTCGATTGTTAACTAACTATGACTCGACAACTATCCTgatggaccgacctgctctgataccactattgtaacaccccaaatctacccaacgtttaTATTAAAATCAGAGTGCCAAAAATTCGATTTAACTTGGGGTATTACATTCAACATTTAAAACAATGTTTAAAATAACTCAATTATAacggatacatagcacataatatTTAGAAGAACTTCAAACAATTATTTAGTCTTCAATAATTCAACTTTAATTAAGTAACTGCAGCGGAAAAACAAATCAACTTAAACTGCGAGTAATCATAGCATCTTTCAACAATTTAAATCAACAAcgaaatactcaaaataacaattgAATTCgactttaaaataaataacaacataaatcAAAAACAAGCGTTCGttttcccccgagtgctacgtatcagagcaacgacACCCAATAGCTACTAAATCTTTACtcctcgttacctgcacgttaccaatataaaggcaacggcgaaaaacaaagaaagggtgagatatcgaaaagtaTAAGCAGAAGTATGATAATTGATATATTAGACATAGAATCATACATTATTCACCACATTCAGGAATAACGACAATACAATAATCAACCAAGCAACATAGCAATAGCAACGAATTCAAAATGCAACTCATCATGAAACttgactatgcaaatgcatgtggatccatcggagtaaaactcccaacttaatcaTATGCCatgttatcgaggcatttcaacaacttgaatagggtgccatcaaggccaacttaatcaatgccatcaaggccaacttaatcaatgccatcaaggccaacttaatcaataccatcaaggccaacttaatcaatgCAATGTTATGCGACAACATGAACGACATCAAATCAATAACATCACAGCAAAATCAGAACAACAGAAACATAAACTTAAACCACAACTTAAACAGCTTTCCACTTTGGCTATTCGAGCCTGCAATCAAAACTTGTCCAAATTCGGGACAAAACCAACTTACTTCAACAGTACCTGCAACGCACACGATTGATATAATATTCAAAGGAACAACTAACCAACATTATCtaattatatatatgaacctTCCCGACGCTTTTCATCCAATTCCGGTTAATTAATTTTCCGCTTAATTCTACCTATTCGGTTAATCAGTACTATTTTAATGTACCGCTAACActactaattaattatatttgtCCCTATCAATTCCAACAACCTACTAATATAATTACCTTCCTACTAAACTAAAATTATACCGTGGTTTGAGAGTAAGTCCTGTTACAAAAATTACCATGGATCTGCTAAAGAACTTCTATCAACTATTATTTTGTACGCCTGTTTAAAAATAATGTTTACTACAATTTTCTACTAGCCATAATCACTATTATCATTACATTTACCTCATGAAATAAGTAACATGCTTCTAATTCTATTATATTTACATATGTAGTACCATTGTTACTAATAACTAGACTCTCAGGAAATAAAGTAACATGCTTCTAAttctattatatttatatatgtagTACCATTGTTACTAATAACTAGACAGGAACAAAACTGAACAGCAATCACGTCCACCTCAAGTCACAGGGGCGTCCTCCCCAAGCACCATGcacatatattattattatttttttcttttctcagaAAAACCAACACACAATATGAAGTCAACCGAATTACTAACGATAGCACAACAATGCAATTGATCGACACCGTTTCATTGATACAAATCAAATAAATAGCATATTCACAACCTTCCCCATTGAAGACAACACTGCAGAAATTATTTAACCTCAATCCCACATATTAATTTTTCATACTCCCAGTTATAAGatttgaaccccacccttacctgatTGGATTGAAGGTAGCTCGAATTTCTCGATCGAATTTTGCTCTGGTTCCGGTTGCAGTTTCTCACAGTGGTAATTCTTCTCAAACCCTTGTTTTCCTCTTTTTCCCCAAATCTCACGTTTTGGTTTTTCCTTTTCCTtgtttttttatcagtaactactactactacttattatttattttattatatgttcTAACTATTCTAATGGGCCTAACAATTAAAACCTCTATTTTGCTACTTGCCACACACAATTCAACtcaactattttaattaataaactcCCCTTTTACTATGTCTCATATTTTCCgctctaatcttaattactcggaaaattcccaaaacgttaaaatttattctaataatatttctaatactaaaaatattaaaatccttGACTAACTATCACTttgctatcccgaactaataccgactaaatcatcccaaaatacaaaaactccactaaacactccaaacatctaaattaagcgaataatcgaatttccgggcgttacacaaGAGGCCCAATAACTATTCTACCAAAAAAATCTTAAATTCTAATtatgttaataaataaataaaaaaaatcaaataaaggaaACCGAAACGAGAGTGTTGCGTTGCGTGAGAGAGGCTGTATCAACATAATTTGACATTTACAATGGCTATTGTCTCCATCTAATCATAGCATGACACTTagcatataaattaaaacaacaaaaaataaaaaatcataaataacataaaaataacaagaAGAGAGAACAAGTATCAGTAACATGTTTGAAACTCTCTCTCACAGGAAAATCTATTCCTTACCCTTTTTCTTCTAACTTATTTTCCAAAGTCTCAAATTTCCTCTCTATTCCTTCTTGAAATCAAACCACAATCAAAGCCAAGAATAAATCTTTTTCAATCATAACAAAACAAGATATCAAAAAGTTGTAACCATACCTTCGTGAATCGAGATCtgaaaattgaaagaaagagaGTACCGTCGCGCAAATCCGGCAAGAGAGTGGAGTCACGGTGGTGGAGAGCAGAAGTGGTGGCCGGTTAACATCGGAGACTCGCGGCGGTGGCCGGTTGGGTGGTCGCCGGCGGTGTCGGTCTGGTCGGAGTCGACTCAGTGCGGCTGTTGCTGTTCGCGTTTTTTCGGTGACAGTGGTTCGAATCTGTCGTCGTCGGGGCGGTTTGGATGGTCGGATCAAGAACTTTGTTTGGTTTCTCGGTACTTCGTGAACTCTCTATCCCACTGTAACCTGTTTAGAATCAACAACCAAATATACTTGAATTTACATGTCGATGAATGTCAATTACGGATATGAAATTTGGTTTTGAAGGACTTGCAGGTAATGGTGAATAGTAATAATGAATCTCATTTAGAGtgttatgattttggtttgtgtTTGTAAGGGTAGTTGATGAAAATTTGAATGTGTATATGTTTGAATGAGAGAAAGTGATTGGTGAAGGTTTCTACTGGTTTTGGTAGAAATAATATGGATTGTTGAATTTGGTTGGAGGATGTGTGAATGCAAATGGGAGATTTATGAGTTTATGTGAGAAGGGATTGATGTAGTTTCTACTGTAAAAAGAAACAGTGAGGAATAATTTTGTGTATAATACTTTTTGTGTATGTGAACAAGTTTGGAAAATGTTATGGTTGTTAGAATAAGGTTACAGGTTTTTATGTGTATGTCGGTTTCTTGGCAAAAGGTTTTCAACTTTTGTGTGAAAGAaagtgaaagagaaaaaaaaaggtaGAGAATAGGGTTTAGTTGTACgggcaagaaaaaaaataagggttCCCCCCGTTGGTCAATTGTTAGtcctatttataaaataatattaggttaacataaaaggaaaaataaaataaattcatccaataattaaataatataattaaaagctccaaaattaaattaaattaatttggatttcaaatattttatttaatttaattagatcaATTCTAGAGTTATTTctacaaaatcaaataaaaacttaccttttttgggatttttgaatattttaggattttcattgatttttttgactaaaaagtgcataaaatgaaaaattgattatttaaaaaaatgaatatttaattaatacgaaaattaaaattaaatgattaaaaaacttattttttgtggTTTTATGactataaacaaaaataaaattaaaactaaagttagaaatagataaaaggaaaaaatgttagaagtgggattcgaatcCGGAATCTCttgctcttgtaccttttaacctcatgTCCTTACCAGATGTGTTATGTcacttaattgaaataaaatgacattcatAATTacgtgagggcaaattttggggtatgacagtcttgTCTATTGCCTCTTTCTTGTAGCCATTGTTAACAAGAAACTcagttaatctttcataccaagccctaggtgcttgcttcaaaccatataGAGTTTTTCTTAGTTAGTaaacatgatttggaaaactaGGATCTATGAATCCCTTGGTTTGTTCAACATAATCTTCTTCATTTAAGTACCCATTCTAGAAGGCACTTTTCACATCCATCTAAAGTAACTTAAATTTTATCATGCAAGCTACTTCCTAGAGAAATCTTATGGATTCAATACGAGCAATAGGATAAAATGTCTCATCAAAATCAACCCATGttcaacttgagtgtatccttgagctacAAGTCTGGCATTGTTTGTGGTCACAGTACCTTTCTCATCAGATTTGTTCTTGTAAATCCATTTtgtgccaatcagccaataacaTTCATTCCTTCAGGCCTAGGTACTAAgtcccatacttcatttcttttgaacatgcctagttcttcttgcatagcattaATCCAAAATTTATCAATCAAGGCCTCCTTCACATTTTTAGATTCAAATTTAGAGACAAAACAAGAATTAGATATCAAATCTCTGGATCTAGTGGTGATCCCTTCATTAAGGTTCCCAATAATAAGTTCACTTGGATGATTTTTATGAACTTTAATAGAAGAACCTTTGTTGGGTTGAGAATTATCTTGTTAAGTACCTACTGGCTCAATGTTGGACTCAATGTCTGACTCATTTTTCTGGAGCATCAGTCTGTTgagatgatgttccaacatcttctTCTACATCAGTCTCTTTCTGAATGATAGAGTCATCAACCACTACATTAATGGATTCTATCATGACTTTGGTTCTGGAGTTAAAAACTCTATAAGCTCTACTATTTGTAGAGTAGCCCAAAAATACCTCTTCATCACTTTAAGGATCTATCTTTCTCCTTTGTTCTCTATCAGCCATGATGTAACACTTACCCCCAAAAACATGAAAGTATTTAACACTAGGTTTCCTTCCTTTCCACAATTCATAGACTGTGGATGATTTACTTGTTCCAGAGTAACACGGTTGTGAATAAAGCAAGCAGtgttcatggcttcagcc is part of the Vicia villosa cultivar HV-30 ecotype Madison, WI linkage group LG2, Vvil1.0, whole genome shotgun sequence genome and encodes:
- the LOC131649062 gene encoding uncharacterized protein LOC131649062, whose product is MAGRNDAAIAAALEAMAQALANQPNADENAGSRSLATFQRENPPVFKGKHDPDGALEWLKEIERIFRVMDCTQAQKVRYGTHMLAVEADDWWLETRQRLEVAGEEITWIVFRREFLRKYYPEDVRGKKEIEFLELKHGNMSVTEYAAKFTELAKFYPYYEGAGAEFSKCIKFENGLRSEIKKAVGYQKIRIFPNLVDSCRIYEEDHNAHYKLVKDRRGKQNRSTPYDAPVGKGKADVVDGKRTSGGEAPARVICFNCGKPGHKSNACNIEVKKCFRCGKMGHAMSDCKHKEMICFNCGEEGHIGSQCPKPKKTQFGGKVFALAGSQTDREDEHVRGNVSLVILL